One genomic region from Coregonus clupeaformis isolate EN_2021a unplaced genomic scaffold, ASM2061545v1 scaf1505, whole genome shotgun sequence encodes:
- the LOC121542642 gene encoding zymogen granule membrane protein 16-like, giving the protein MFSILLVTVFLASCLAMPIKDPYSYSSAVGQGGGTPFASSGEGRITAVRVWENNNAYINGFQLRYSNTWSPVFGREVGEKQEMELFKDEAIVEVSGKYNPGDYIYTLVFTTNMGRTLSAGQPNQVSFNFYPANMGNELRMLSGRFNGAGITSIGAHWGFVYMEEAGNSTSS; this is encoded by the exons ATGTTCTCAATCCTGTTAGTTACAGTCTTCTTGGCCAGCTGCTTGGCAATGC CCATCAAAGACCCGTACTCGTATTCCTCTGCGGTGGGTCAGGGAGGTGGCACCCCATTTGCTTCCTCCGGTGAGGGACGCATCACCGCGGTCAGAGTGTGGGAGAACAACAACGCCTACATCAACGG GTTCCAGCTGAGATACAGCAACACCTGGTCTCCTGTGTTCGGTCGCGAAGTGGGTGAAAAGCAGGAGATGGAGCTGTTTAAGGATGAGGCCATCGTCGAGGTGTCTGGGAAGTACAACCCAGGAGACTACATCTACACCTTGGTGTTCACAACCAACATGGGGCGCACTCTGTCGGCCGGCCAGCCTAACCAAGTCTCCTTCAACTTCTACCCAGCCAACATGGGCAATGAGCTGAGGATGCTCAGCGGTCGCTTCAACGGTGCCGGGATCACTTCCATCGGAGCCCACTGGGGATTTGTGTACATGGAAGAGGCTGGAAACAGTACCTCCTCTTAA